One genomic segment of Phalacrocorax carbo chromosome Z, bPhaCar2.1, whole genome shotgun sequence includes these proteins:
- the LOC104045335 gene encoding E3 SUMO-protein ligase PIAS2 isoform X4, with amino-acid sequence MADFEELRNMISSFRVSELQVLLGFAGRNKSGRKHDLLMRALHLLKSGCSPAVQIKIRELYRRRYPRTIEGLSDLSAIKPAVFNLDSSSSVEPDLAVAGIHPLPSTSVTPQSPSSPVSSVLLQDTKPHFEMQQPSPPIPPVHPDVQLKSLPFYDVLDVLIKPTSLVQSSIQRFQEKFFIFALTPQQVREICISRDFLPGGRRDYTVQVQLRLCLAETSCPQEDNYPNSLCIKVNGKLFPLPNYSMSVYLVRQLTSAMLLQRLKMKGIRNPDHSRALIKEKLTADPDSEIATTSLRVSLMCPLGKMRLTIPCRAVTCTHLQCFDAALYLQMNEKKPTWICPVCDKKAAYESLILDGLFMEILNECSDVDEIKFQEDGSWCPMRPKKEAVKVSSPQCTKTESSSVVSKPCSVMVANEVNKKKVDVIDLTMESSSDEEEDPPAKRKCTFMSETQGSPTKGVLMYQPSTVRVPSVTTVDGAAIPPSLTDYPIPFHHPPISSISSDLTGLDFLSLIRVDSQYCPPMFLDSLTSTLTSSTPGSIITSNSHHESSMHVSSSSRSETGVITSSGGSVPDIISLD; translated from the exons ATGGCGGATTTCGAGGAGCTGCGG AATATGATATCAAGTTTTCGTGTTTCTGAACTACAAGTGTTGTTGGGGTTTGCTGGACGTAATAAAAGCGGGCGGAAACATGACCTCCTGATGAGGGCACTGCACTTACTGAAGAgcggctgcagcccagcagttCAGATAAAAATCCGAGAACTCTATAGGCGTCGGTACCCAAGGACGATTGAAGGACTTTCAGACTTATCAGCTATAAAACCTGCGGTTTTCAATTTGGACAGTAGCTCATCTGTTGAGCCTGACTTGGCTGTTGCTGGCATTCACCCACTCCCTTCTACTTCAGTCACGCCTCAGTCTCCTTCCTCGCCTGTCAGTTCTGTGCTCCTCCAAGACACTAAGCCCCACTTCGAGATGCAGCAGCCATCCCCTCCGATTCCACCCGTTCATCCCGATGTTCAACTGAAAAGCCTACCTTTCTATGATGTGCTTGATGTGCTCATAAAACCTACAAGTCTAG TACAGAGCAGTATTCAGAGGTTCCAAGAGAAGttttttatctttgctttaACACCTCAGCAGGTCAGAGAAATCTGTATTTCCAG GGACTTTTTGCCAGGGGGCAGGAGAGATTACACAGTCCAAGTTCAGCTAAG GTTATGCCTAGCAGAGACAAGCTGCCCTCAAGAAGATAATTACCCTAATAGTTTGTGTATTAAAGTAAATGGGAAGCTGTTTCCATTGCCG AATTACTCCATGTCTGTGTATCTTGTTCGTCAGCTCACTTCAGCTATGCTTTTGCAGAGGTTAAAAATGAAAGGTATCAGAAACCCTGATCATTCCAGAGCACTAA ttaAAGAAAAACTAACTGCAGATCCTGATAGTGAGATTGCCACAACCAGTCTGCGGGTATCTCTGATGTGTCCT ctgggaaaaaTGAGACTGACAATCCCATGCCGGGCTGTTACTTGCACACACCTGCAATGTTTCGATGCTGCTCTTTATCTTCAAATGAATGAGAAGAAGCCTACCTGGATCTGCCCTGTCTGTGACAAAAAGGCAGCTTATGAGAGCCTAATATTAGATGG gctCTTTATGGAAATCCTTAATGAGTGTTCAGATGTGGATGAGATCAAATTCCAAGAAGATGGCTCCTGGTGCCCCATGAggccaaagaaagaagctgtGAAAGTCTCAAGTCCACAGTGCACCAAAACTGAAA GTTCCAGTGTTGTTAGCAAACCGTGTTCTGTGATGGTGGCTAATGAGGTAAACAAGAAGAAAGTTGACGTTATTGACTTGACAATGGAAAGCTCTTCTGATGAAGAGGAAGATCCTCCTGCCAAAAGGAAGTGCACATTTATGTCTGAAACACAAGGAAGCCCAACCAAAGG GGTTCTCATGTATCAGCCATCTACTGTCAGAGTGCCCAGCGTGACAACAGTCGATGGTGCTGCTATTCCTCCTTCATTAACAGACTACCCAATACCATTCCATCATCCACCAATATCCAGTATTTCATCAGACTTGACAG GTCTGGATTTTCTTTCACTAATCCGAGTTGATTCACAG TACTGTCCTCCTATGTTTTTGGATAGTCTCACCTCAACCTTAACAAGCAGCACACCTGGCAGCATCATCACATCAAACAGTCACCACGAGAGCAGCATGCATGTTAGCTCCTCCAGCAGGAGCGAGACAGGAGTGATAACCAGCAGCGGAGGCAGCGTTCCTGACATCATCTCACTGGACTGA
- the LOC104045335 gene encoding E3 SUMO-protein ligase PIAS2 isoform X3, protein MADFEELRNMISSFRVSELQVLLGFAGRNKSGRKHDLLMRALHLLKSGCSPAVQIKIRELYRRRYPRTIEGLSDLSAIKPAVFNLDSSSSVEPDLAVAGIHPLPSTSVTPQSPSSPVSSVLLQDTKPHFEMQQPSPPIPPVHPDVQLKSLPFYDVLDVLIKPTSLVQSSIQRFQEKFFIFALTPQQVREICISRDFLPGGRRDYTVQVQLRLCLAETSCPQEDNYPNSLCIKVNGKLFPLPGYAPPPKNGIEQKRPGRPLNVTSLVRLSSAVPNQISISWASEIGKNYSMSVYLVRQLTSAMLLQRLKMKGIRNPDHSRALIKEKLTADPDSEIATTSLRVSLMCPLGKMRLTIPCRAVTCTHLQCFDAALYLQMNEKKPTWICPVCDKKAAYESLILDGLFMEILNECSDVDEIKFQEDGSWCPMRPKKEAVKVSSPQCTKTESSSVVSKPCSVMVANEVNKKKVDVIDLTMESSSDEEEDPPAKRKCTFMSETQGSPTKGVLMYQPSTVRVPSVTTVDGAAIPPSLTDYPIPFHHPPISSISSDLTDMALTHPNPRCRDVLLAGSSGALSRLYEKG, encoded by the exons ATGGCGGATTTCGAGGAGCTGCGG AATATGATATCAAGTTTTCGTGTTTCTGAACTACAAGTGTTGTTGGGGTTTGCTGGACGTAATAAAAGCGGGCGGAAACATGACCTCCTGATGAGGGCACTGCACTTACTGAAGAgcggctgcagcccagcagttCAGATAAAAATCCGAGAACTCTATAGGCGTCGGTACCCAAGGACGATTGAAGGACTTTCAGACTTATCAGCTATAAAACCTGCGGTTTTCAATTTGGACAGTAGCTCATCTGTTGAGCCTGACTTGGCTGTTGCTGGCATTCACCCACTCCCTTCTACTTCAGTCACGCCTCAGTCTCCTTCCTCGCCTGTCAGTTCTGTGCTCCTCCAAGACACTAAGCCCCACTTCGAGATGCAGCAGCCATCCCCTCCGATTCCACCCGTTCATCCCGATGTTCAACTGAAAAGCCTACCTTTCTATGATGTGCTTGATGTGCTCATAAAACCTACAAGTCTAG TACAGAGCAGTATTCAGAGGTTCCAAGAGAAGttttttatctttgctttaACACCTCAGCAGGTCAGAGAAATCTGTATTTCCAG GGACTTTTTGCCAGGGGGCAGGAGAGATTACACAGTCCAAGTTCAGCTAAG GTTATGCCTAGCAGAGACAAGCTGCCCTCAAGAAGATAATTACCCTAATAGTTTGTGTATTAAAGTAAATGGGAAGCTGTTTCCATTGCCG GGCTATGCTCCACCGCCAAAAAATGGAATTGAACAGAAGCGACCTGGGCGTCCCTTGAATGTAACATCTCTAGTTAGGTTGTCGTCAGCAGTGCCAAACCAGATTTCCATTTCCTGGGCTTCTGAAATTGGAAAG AATTACTCCATGTCTGTGTATCTTGTTCGTCAGCTCACTTCAGCTATGCTTTTGCAGAGGTTAAAAATGAAAGGTATCAGAAACCCTGATCATTCCAGAGCACTAA ttaAAGAAAAACTAACTGCAGATCCTGATAGTGAGATTGCCACAACCAGTCTGCGGGTATCTCTGATGTGTCCT ctgggaaaaaTGAGACTGACAATCCCATGCCGGGCTGTTACTTGCACACACCTGCAATGTTTCGATGCTGCTCTTTATCTTCAAATGAATGAGAAGAAGCCTACCTGGATCTGCCCTGTCTGTGACAAAAAGGCAGCTTATGAGAGCCTAATATTAGATGG gctCTTTATGGAAATCCTTAATGAGTGTTCAGATGTGGATGAGATCAAATTCCAAGAAGATGGCTCCTGGTGCCCCATGAggccaaagaaagaagctgtGAAAGTCTCAAGTCCACAGTGCACCAAAACTGAAA GTTCCAGTGTTGTTAGCAAACCGTGTTCTGTGATGGTGGCTAATGAGGTAAACAAGAAGAAAGTTGACGTTATTGACTTGACAATGGAAAGCTCTTCTGATGAAGAGGAAGATCCTCCTGCCAAAAGGAAGTGCACATTTATGTCTGAAACACAAGGAAGCCCAACCAAAGG GGTTCTCATGTATCAGCCATCTACTGTCAGAGTGCCCAGCGTGACAACAGTCGATGGTGCTGCTATTCCTCCTTCATTAACAGACTACCCAATACCATTCCATCATCCACCAATATCCAGTATTTCATCAGACTTGACAG ACATGGCGCTGACTCATCCCAACCCCAGATGTAGAGATGTTCTGCTAGCTGGTTCTAGTGGTGCTCTGTCTAGACTGTATGAAAAAGGTTAA
- the LOC104045335 gene encoding E3 SUMO-protein ligase PIAS2 isoform X2, producing MADFEELRNMISSFRVSELQVLLGFAGRNKSGRKHDLLMRALHLLKSGCSPAVQIKIRELYRRRYPRTIEGLSDLSAIKPAVFNLDSSSSVEPDLAVAGIHPLPSTSVTPQSPSSPVSSVLLQDTKPHFEMQQPSPPIPPVHPDVQLKSLPFYDVLDVLIKPTSLVQSSIQRFQEKFFIFALTPQQVREICISRDFLPGGRRDYTVQVQLRLCLAETSCPQEDNYPNSLCIKVNGKLFPLPGYAPPPKNGIEQKRPGRPLNVTSLVRLSSAVPNQISISWASEIGKNYSMSVYLVRQLTSAMLLQRLKMKGIRNPDHSRALIKEKLTADPDSEIATTSLRVSLMCPLGKMRLTIPCRAVTCTHLQCFDAALYLQMNEKKPTWICPVCDKKAAYESLILDGLFMEILNECSDVDEIKFQEDGSWCPMRPKKEAVKVSSPQCTKTESSSVVSKPCSVMVANEVNKKKVDVIDLTMESSSDEEEDPPAKRKCTFMSETQGSPTKGVLMYQPSTVRVPSVTTVDGAAIPPSLTDYPIPFHHPPISSISSDLTGLDFLSLIRVDSQSHLNLNKQHTWQHHHIKQSPREQHAC from the exons ATGGCGGATTTCGAGGAGCTGCGG AATATGATATCAAGTTTTCGTGTTTCTGAACTACAAGTGTTGTTGGGGTTTGCTGGACGTAATAAAAGCGGGCGGAAACATGACCTCCTGATGAGGGCACTGCACTTACTGAAGAgcggctgcagcccagcagttCAGATAAAAATCCGAGAACTCTATAGGCGTCGGTACCCAAGGACGATTGAAGGACTTTCAGACTTATCAGCTATAAAACCTGCGGTTTTCAATTTGGACAGTAGCTCATCTGTTGAGCCTGACTTGGCTGTTGCTGGCATTCACCCACTCCCTTCTACTTCAGTCACGCCTCAGTCTCCTTCCTCGCCTGTCAGTTCTGTGCTCCTCCAAGACACTAAGCCCCACTTCGAGATGCAGCAGCCATCCCCTCCGATTCCACCCGTTCATCCCGATGTTCAACTGAAAAGCCTACCTTTCTATGATGTGCTTGATGTGCTCATAAAACCTACAAGTCTAG TACAGAGCAGTATTCAGAGGTTCCAAGAGAAGttttttatctttgctttaACACCTCAGCAGGTCAGAGAAATCTGTATTTCCAG GGACTTTTTGCCAGGGGGCAGGAGAGATTACACAGTCCAAGTTCAGCTAAG GTTATGCCTAGCAGAGACAAGCTGCCCTCAAGAAGATAATTACCCTAATAGTTTGTGTATTAAAGTAAATGGGAAGCTGTTTCCATTGCCG GGCTATGCTCCACCGCCAAAAAATGGAATTGAACAGAAGCGACCTGGGCGTCCCTTGAATGTAACATCTCTAGTTAGGTTGTCGTCAGCAGTGCCAAACCAGATTTCCATTTCCTGGGCTTCTGAAATTGGAAAG AATTACTCCATGTCTGTGTATCTTGTTCGTCAGCTCACTTCAGCTATGCTTTTGCAGAGGTTAAAAATGAAAGGTATCAGAAACCCTGATCATTCCAGAGCACTAA ttaAAGAAAAACTAACTGCAGATCCTGATAGTGAGATTGCCACAACCAGTCTGCGGGTATCTCTGATGTGTCCT ctgggaaaaaTGAGACTGACAATCCCATGCCGGGCTGTTACTTGCACACACCTGCAATGTTTCGATGCTGCTCTTTATCTTCAAATGAATGAGAAGAAGCCTACCTGGATCTGCCCTGTCTGTGACAAAAAGGCAGCTTATGAGAGCCTAATATTAGATGG gctCTTTATGGAAATCCTTAATGAGTGTTCAGATGTGGATGAGATCAAATTCCAAGAAGATGGCTCCTGGTGCCCCATGAggccaaagaaagaagctgtGAAAGTCTCAAGTCCACAGTGCACCAAAACTGAAA GTTCCAGTGTTGTTAGCAAACCGTGTTCTGTGATGGTGGCTAATGAGGTAAACAAGAAGAAAGTTGACGTTATTGACTTGACAATGGAAAGCTCTTCTGATGAAGAGGAAGATCCTCCTGCCAAAAGGAAGTGCACATTTATGTCTGAAACACAAGGAAGCCCAACCAAAGG GGTTCTCATGTATCAGCCATCTACTGTCAGAGTGCCCAGCGTGACAACAGTCGATGGTGCTGCTATTCCTCCTTCATTAACAGACTACCCAATACCATTCCATCATCCACCAATATCCAGTATTTCATCAGACTTGACAG GTCTGGATTTTCTTTCACTAATCCGAGTTGATTCACAG TCTCACCTCAACCTTAACAAGCAGCACACCTGGCAGCATCATCACATCAAACAGTCACCACGAGAGCAGCATGCATGTTAG
- the LOC104045335 gene encoding E3 SUMO-protein ligase PIAS2 isoform X1: MADFEELRNMISSFRVSELQVLLGFAGRNKSGRKHDLLMRALHLLKSGCSPAVQIKIRELYRRRYPRTIEGLSDLSAIKPAVFNLDSSSSVEPDLAVAGIHPLPSTSVTPQSPSSPVSSVLLQDTKPHFEMQQPSPPIPPVHPDVQLKSLPFYDVLDVLIKPTSLVQSSIQRFQEKFFIFALTPQQVREICISRDFLPGGRRDYTVQVQLRLCLAETSCPQEDNYPNSLCIKVNGKLFPLPGYAPPPKNGIEQKRPGRPLNVTSLVRLSSAVPNQISISWASEIGKNYSMSVYLVRQLTSAMLLQRLKMKGIRNPDHSRALIKEKLTADPDSEIATTSLRVSLMCPLGKMRLTIPCRAVTCTHLQCFDAALYLQMNEKKPTWICPVCDKKAAYESLILDGLFMEILNECSDVDEIKFQEDGSWCPMRPKKEAVKVSSPQCTKTESSSVVSKPCSVMVANEVNKKKVDVIDLTMESSSDEEEDPPAKRKCTFMSETQGSPTKGVLMYQPSTVRVPSVTTVDGAAIPPSLTDYPIPFHHPPISSISSDLTGLDFLSLIRVDSQYCPPMFLDSLTSTLTSSTPGSIITSNSHHESSMHVSSSSRSETGVITSSGGSVPDIISLD, translated from the exons ATGGCGGATTTCGAGGAGCTGCGG AATATGATATCAAGTTTTCGTGTTTCTGAACTACAAGTGTTGTTGGGGTTTGCTGGACGTAATAAAAGCGGGCGGAAACATGACCTCCTGATGAGGGCACTGCACTTACTGAAGAgcggctgcagcccagcagttCAGATAAAAATCCGAGAACTCTATAGGCGTCGGTACCCAAGGACGATTGAAGGACTTTCAGACTTATCAGCTATAAAACCTGCGGTTTTCAATTTGGACAGTAGCTCATCTGTTGAGCCTGACTTGGCTGTTGCTGGCATTCACCCACTCCCTTCTACTTCAGTCACGCCTCAGTCTCCTTCCTCGCCTGTCAGTTCTGTGCTCCTCCAAGACACTAAGCCCCACTTCGAGATGCAGCAGCCATCCCCTCCGATTCCACCCGTTCATCCCGATGTTCAACTGAAAAGCCTACCTTTCTATGATGTGCTTGATGTGCTCATAAAACCTACAAGTCTAG TACAGAGCAGTATTCAGAGGTTCCAAGAGAAGttttttatctttgctttaACACCTCAGCAGGTCAGAGAAATCTGTATTTCCAG GGACTTTTTGCCAGGGGGCAGGAGAGATTACACAGTCCAAGTTCAGCTAAG GTTATGCCTAGCAGAGACAAGCTGCCCTCAAGAAGATAATTACCCTAATAGTTTGTGTATTAAAGTAAATGGGAAGCTGTTTCCATTGCCG GGCTATGCTCCACCGCCAAAAAATGGAATTGAACAGAAGCGACCTGGGCGTCCCTTGAATGTAACATCTCTAGTTAGGTTGTCGTCAGCAGTGCCAAACCAGATTTCCATTTCCTGGGCTTCTGAAATTGGAAAG AATTACTCCATGTCTGTGTATCTTGTTCGTCAGCTCACTTCAGCTATGCTTTTGCAGAGGTTAAAAATGAAAGGTATCAGAAACCCTGATCATTCCAGAGCACTAA ttaAAGAAAAACTAACTGCAGATCCTGATAGTGAGATTGCCACAACCAGTCTGCGGGTATCTCTGATGTGTCCT ctgggaaaaaTGAGACTGACAATCCCATGCCGGGCTGTTACTTGCACACACCTGCAATGTTTCGATGCTGCTCTTTATCTTCAAATGAATGAGAAGAAGCCTACCTGGATCTGCCCTGTCTGTGACAAAAAGGCAGCTTATGAGAGCCTAATATTAGATGG gctCTTTATGGAAATCCTTAATGAGTGTTCAGATGTGGATGAGATCAAATTCCAAGAAGATGGCTCCTGGTGCCCCATGAggccaaagaaagaagctgtGAAAGTCTCAAGTCCACAGTGCACCAAAACTGAAA GTTCCAGTGTTGTTAGCAAACCGTGTTCTGTGATGGTGGCTAATGAGGTAAACAAGAAGAAAGTTGACGTTATTGACTTGACAATGGAAAGCTCTTCTGATGAAGAGGAAGATCCTCCTGCCAAAAGGAAGTGCACATTTATGTCTGAAACACAAGGAAGCCCAACCAAAGG GGTTCTCATGTATCAGCCATCTACTGTCAGAGTGCCCAGCGTGACAACAGTCGATGGTGCTGCTATTCCTCCTTCATTAACAGACTACCCAATACCATTCCATCATCCACCAATATCCAGTATTTCATCAGACTTGACAG GTCTGGATTTTCTTTCACTAATCCGAGTTGATTCACAG TACTGTCCTCCTATGTTTTTGGATAGTCTCACCTCAACCTTAACAAGCAGCACACCTGGCAGCATCATCACATCAAACAGTCACCACGAGAGCAGCATGCATGTTAGCTCCTCCAGCAGGAGCGAGACAGGAGTGATAACCAGCAGCGGAGGCAGCGTTCCTGACATCATCTCACTGGACTGA